In the Palaeococcus pacificus DY20341 genome, one interval contains:
- a CDS encoding creatininase family protein, producing MMMENLTWDEFKEVKERIDTVVIPIGSIEAHGKHLPLNTDVLAPVEIAKRVEKKLQEIGKDVLIAPPVNYGHTFVLNVYPGTINVRAETLRAYVRDIIEEFATEGFKRIILLNGHGGNVYPLVEAAEDAAEKFEDIEVWLINWWIDFREDILSICSSQGHAGEDETSVILAIKPELVKMGKAVGEKRAYGVRKIKKNIGLELFPEGVNDNPRGATREKGEAILEIVSEKIMRLILEELR from the coding sequence ATGATGATGGAAAACTTAACTTGGGATGAATTTAAAGAGGTCAAAGAGAGAATAGATACAGTTGTTATCCCCATAGGAAGCATAGAAGCTCATGGAAAGCATTTGCCCTTAAACACCGATGTTTTAGCTCCAGTTGAAATAGCTAAACGCGTGGAAAAGAAGCTTCAAGAGATAGGAAAAGATGTGTTAATTGCCCCTCCAGTTAACTACGGCCATACATTTGTCCTAAACGTCTATCCTGGAACCATTAACGTGAGAGCAGAGACATTGAGGGCCTATGTTAGGGACATTATCGAGGAGTTCGCCACAGAGGGATTTAAGCGCATAATCCTCTTAAATGGCCATGGTGGAAACGTTTATCCGCTGGTAGAAGCAGCCGAAGACGCTGCAGAGAAGTTTGAGGATATTGAAGTCTGGCTCATAAACTGGTGGATAGACTTTAGGGAGGACATTTTAAGCATCTGCTCATCTCAAGGACACGCTGGGGAAGATGAAACCTCAGTCATCCTCGCAATTAAGCCAGAGCTCGTAAAGATGGGGAAGGCAGTTGGAGAGAAAAGGGCCTATGGAGTCAGGAAGATTAAGAAAAATATCGGCTTAGAGCTATTTCCAGAGGGAGTAAACGACAACCCCAGAGGAGCTACGAGGGAGAAGGGCGAGGCAATTTTGGAAATTGTGAGTGAGAAAATCATGAGACTGATCTTAGAGGAGTTAAGATGA
- a CDS encoding AAA family ATPase, with protein sequence MKEVLDELEKRIKKLEAEIELAEQRLALMDKVGALTKYSLWESRSQGLDLYMFFFLIFLISSLFVFAWIKNRFSFVPISLTPYILIATVLALFPIFYFISKLYKKPEETPVQYLEKRENAARTVLKSFYNPLKEALEKGNEEKLKSLADELIHSRALSEALDILNEGDAKLMAYALYLYAYRGPDVADEILDTAEKMRNKPLKKLLLLSLEDLKTS encoded by the coding sequence ATGAAAGAGGTTTTAGATGAACTTGAGAAGAGGATAAAGAAGCTTGAGGCAGAGATTGAGTTAGCCGAGCAAAGACTGGCTTTAATGGACAAAGTTGGGGCTTTAACAAAGTACTCACTCTGGGAAAGCAGGAGTCAGGGATTAGACCTCTATATGTTCTTTTTTCTCATATTCCTTATCTCCAGCCTCTTCGTTTTTGCATGGATAAAAAACCGCTTTTCATTCGTCCCAATATCCCTAACGCCCTATATACTTATCGCCACCGTTTTGGCCCTCTTTCCAATTTTCTACTTCATCTCAAAGCTTTATAAAAAACCCGAGGAAACTCCAGTCCAGTATCTGGAGAAGAGAGAAAATGCCGCGAGAACCGTCTTAAAATCCTTCTACAACCCACTAAAAGAAGCTTTGGAAAAAGGGAACGAGGAAAAGCTTAAATCACTCGCCGATGAACTTATCCACAGCAGAGCACTCAGCGAGGCCTTAGATATTCTCAACGAGGGGGACGCAAAGCTCATGGCATACGCCTTGTACCTCTACGCATACAGAGGGCCTGATGTGGCCGATGAGATTTTAGATACCGCAGAAAAAATGAGGAACAAACCCCTAAAAAAGCTCCTTCTGCTGTCGCTTGAAGATCTTAAAACTAGTTAA